The following coding sequences are from one Rathayibacter sp. VKM Ac-2760 window:
- a CDS encoding ATP-binding protein has translation MTERSLAFRTPPDEIDVVHDLLAALWAERDDVDARDRIAFETAVVELASNVLQHATSATAVLCHLVVTVDDDAIRAELIDTADPPGIDAGPREMPDAFAESGRGLALIQALVTEFDYERTASRNRWSLRKDRATQN, from the coding sequence GTGACTGAGCGCTCGCTCGCCTTCCGGACTCCGCCCGACGAGATCGACGTCGTGCACGACCTGCTCGCCGCACTCTGGGCGGAGCGCGACGACGTCGACGCGCGCGACCGGATCGCGTTCGAGACGGCCGTCGTCGAGCTGGCCTCGAACGTCCTCCAGCACGCCACCTCCGCCACCGCGGTGCTCTGCCACCTCGTCGTCACCGTCGACGACGACGCGATCCGGGCCGAGCTGATCGACACCGCGGACCCGCCCGGCATCGACGCCGGCCCGCGCGAGATGCCGGACGCGTTCGCGGAGTCCGGCCGGGGTCTCGCGCTGATCCAGGCGCTGGTGACCGAGTTCGACTACGAGCGGACGGCGAGCCGCAACCGGTGGTCGCTGCGGAAGGACCGCGCGACGCAGAACTGA
- a CDS encoding zinc-dependent alcohol dehydrogenase family protein, with the protein MRALVLDSVRGEPEVRDVPTPVAPADGVVVQVLATGLCRSDWHAWAGHDDLAFPHVPGHELAGVITEVGAEVRSWAVGDRVTVPFVCGCGRCEWCLRGDAQVCPAQEQPGFTHWGSFAESVALHAADTNLVAIPDGVDFATAASLGCRFATAYRALVGRARVLPGEWVTVVGAGGVGLSAVMVAHALGARVIAVDRNPAALEVAASVGAEHVLLADGSDLPAAVHALTGGGGHVSVDAVGSEQTCADALLSLRRRGRHVQIGLLPPVEGHPRVPMARVIAWELDVLGSHGMAARDYPGMLRLIEQGVLAPQRLIERTIGLAEAAELLPVFDRASPAGMTMIDPSR; encoded by the coding sequence ATGCGCGCTCTCGTCCTCGACTCCGTCCGCGGCGAGCCGGAGGTCCGCGACGTCCCGACGCCGGTCGCCCCGGCCGACGGCGTGGTCGTGCAGGTGCTGGCCACGGGCCTCTGCCGGAGCGACTGGCACGCCTGGGCCGGGCACGACGACCTCGCCTTCCCGCACGTGCCGGGGCACGAGCTCGCCGGAGTGATCACCGAGGTGGGCGCCGAGGTCCGCTCCTGGGCGGTCGGTGACCGGGTGACCGTGCCCTTCGTCTGCGGCTGCGGTCGCTGCGAGTGGTGCCTGCGCGGCGACGCGCAGGTGTGCCCCGCTCAGGAGCAGCCGGGCTTCACGCACTGGGGCTCGTTCGCAGAGTCGGTCGCGCTGCACGCGGCGGACACCAACCTCGTGGCGATCCCCGACGGCGTCGACTTCGCGACGGCGGCGAGCCTCGGCTGCCGCTTCGCCACCGCCTACCGCGCACTCGTCGGCCGGGCTCGGGTGCTCCCGGGCGAGTGGGTGACCGTGGTCGGCGCCGGCGGGGTCGGCCTCAGCGCCGTGATGGTGGCGCACGCGCTCGGCGCCCGCGTGATCGCGGTCGACCGGAATCCCGCGGCCCTCGAGGTCGCGGCGAGCGTCGGCGCCGAGCACGTCCTCCTCGCCGACGGGAGCGATCTCCCGGCCGCGGTGCACGCGCTCACCGGCGGCGGCGGCCACGTCTCGGTCGACGCGGTCGGCAGCGAGCAGACCTGCGCCGACGCCCTGCTGAGCCTGCGCCGCCGCGGCCGGCACGTGCAGATCGGCCTGCTCCCGCCGGTCGAGGGCCACCCGCGCGTGCCGATGGCGCGCGTCATCGCCTGGGAGCTCGACGTGCTCGGCAGCCACGGCATGGCGGCCCGCGACTATCCCGGCATGCTGCGCCTGATCGAGCAGGGCGTGCTCGCCCCGCAGCGCCTGATCGAGCGCACCATCGGGCTCGCGGAGGCGGCGGAGCTGCTGCCGGTCTTCGACCGCGCGAGCCCGGCCGGCATGACGATGATCGACCCGTCCCGCTGA
- a CDS encoding sugar phosphate isomerase/epimerase family protein, protein MSDVDPRLSLNQATIKHASLDEALDVTAAAGLGSIGLWREPVAEVGLAEAVRRVADSGLRVSSLCRGGFFTAPEGPERRAAIDENRRAIEETAALGAPALVLVAGGLPAGSRDVIGARARVQDALAELADDAAAAGVQLAIEPLHPMYASDRAVVSTLGQALDLAAPFDAAAVGVVVDTFHVWWEPQVLAQIARAGAEGRIASYQVCDWATPLPADVLLARRYPGEGVIDFGSLTRAVVEAGYAGDVEVEIFHQEVWDTAYPEVAERVVASFAECVAPHL, encoded by the coding sequence GTGAGCGACGTCGATCCGCGGCTCTCGCTCAACCAGGCCACGATCAAGCACGCCTCCCTCGACGAGGCGCTCGACGTCACCGCGGCGGCCGGCCTCGGCAGCATCGGCCTCTGGCGCGAGCCCGTCGCCGAGGTCGGGCTGGCGGAGGCCGTGCGCCGCGTCGCCGACTCGGGCCTGCGCGTCTCCTCGCTCTGCCGTGGCGGCTTCTTCACCGCGCCGGAGGGGCCGGAGCGCCGTGCCGCGATCGACGAGAACCGGCGCGCGATCGAGGAGACGGCGGCGCTCGGCGCCCCCGCGCTCGTGCTCGTCGCCGGTGGTCTGCCAGCCGGCTCGCGCGATGTGATCGGGGCCCGCGCCCGCGTGCAGGACGCGCTGGCCGAGCTGGCGGACGACGCCGCGGCGGCCGGGGTGCAGCTCGCGATCGAGCCGCTGCACCCGATGTACGCCTCCGACCGCGCCGTCGTCTCGACGCTCGGTCAGGCCCTCGACCTGGCCGCGCCCTTCGACGCGGCGGCGGTCGGCGTCGTCGTCGACACCTTCCACGTCTGGTGGGAGCCGCAGGTCCTCGCGCAGATCGCCCGCGCCGGGGCGGAGGGCCGGATCGCGAGCTACCAGGTCTGCGACTGGGCGACTCCGCTGCCGGCCGACGTGCTGCTCGCCCGCCGCTACCCGGGCGAGGGCGTCATCGACTTCGGATCGCTGACCCGCGCGGTCGTCGAGGCGGGCTACGCCGGCGACGTCGAGGTCGAGATCTTCCACCAGGAGGTCTGGGACACGGCGTACCCCGAGGTGGCGGAGCGCGTCGTCGCGTCGTTCGCCGAGTGCGTCGCGCCGCACCTCTGA
- a CDS encoding MarR family transcriptional regulator, translating to MDSPITPPGASPQGSPDGTALRQALRQLETAQRELRTAVALDVGLGISELSALEALAEAPGLTPKWLGLELSLTTGAVTALLDRLAKAGHLDRVSNPQDRRSVLLRLTDSGTALLATVDERYGAVGAEVLRASPRLGEDEIVEDLARAAAVITAHTIG from the coding sequence ATGGACTCACCGATCACGCCCCCCGGCGCCTCGCCTCAAGGCTCGCCCGACGGCACGGCCCTGCGGCAGGCGCTGCGGCAGCTCGAGACCGCGCAGCGCGAGCTCCGCACCGCCGTCGCGCTGGACGTCGGCCTCGGCATCTCGGAGCTGAGCGCGCTGGAGGCGCTCGCCGAGGCGCCGGGCCTGACGCCGAAGTGGCTGGGGCTCGAGCTGTCGCTGACGACGGGCGCGGTCACCGCGCTGCTCGACCGCCTCGCGAAGGCCGGGCACCTCGATCGCGTCTCGAACCCCCAGGACCGCCGCAGCGTCCTGCTCCGGCTGACCGACTCCGGGACCGCCCTGCTCGCGACCGTCGACGAGCGCTACGGCGCGGTCGGCGCCGAGGTGCTGCGGGCGTCGCCGCGGCTGGGGGAGGACGAGATCGTCGAGGACCTCGCGCGGGCGGCCGCGGTCATCACGGCGCACACCATCGGCTGA
- a CDS encoding LamG domain-containing protein, giving the protein MSRHRRARAPRSTRVTLAALLVAALSAVLLLAPATSGAYVASIRNSTNTVGSAAAFFTCDSAVAADKGDALFSYTLAQTSGSTTAADTDSGAYPGTYRPGMTSSATTPKACPRDAGGSWLLNGTNGYLSTPLQLVNPTTFSTEIWFKTTVAGGKLFSFNSSRDTAGSQYDRHTYIGANGRLVFGIYNSGVEAITSPNAVNDGAWHHVVSTLSPSTGMSLWLDGVKVAGNTAFRSPENTTGYWKIGYDTLGGSWTNVGPASFSGSLRYAAVYSTALTATQIQNHYSAGR; this is encoded by the coding sequence ATGAGCCGCCACCGCCGCGCCCGCGCGCCGCGCAGCACCCGCGTCACCCTCGCGGCCCTGCTAGTCGCCGCCCTCTCGGCCGTGCTGCTCCTCGCCCCCGCCACCTCCGGCGCCTACGTCGCCTCGATCCGCAACTCGACCAACACCGTCGGCAGCGCCGCCGCCTTCTTCACCTGCGACTCCGCGGTGGCCGCGGACAAGGGCGACGCGCTCTTCTCGTACACCCTCGCCCAGACGAGCGGATCGACGACCGCCGCCGACACCGACTCCGGCGCCTACCCCGGCACCTATCGCCCGGGGATGACCAGCTCCGCGACCACCCCGAAGGCCTGCCCGCGCGACGCCGGCGGCTCCTGGCTGCTGAACGGCACGAACGGGTACCTCAGCACGCCGCTGCAGCTCGTCAACCCGACCACCTTCAGCACCGAGATCTGGTTCAAGACCACCGTCGCGGGCGGCAAGCTCTTCTCCTTCAACAGCAGCCGCGACACCGCGGGCAGCCAGTACGACCGGCACACCTACATCGGCGCCAACGGCCGCCTCGTCTTCGGCATCTACAACAGCGGCGTCGAGGCGATCACCAGCCCGAACGCCGTCAACGACGGAGCCTGGCACCACGTCGTCTCCACCCTCTCGCCGAGCACCGGCATGAGTCTCTGGCTCGACGGAGTGAAGGTCGCCGGCAACACCGCCTTCCGCAGCCCGGAGAACACCACCGGCTACTGGAAGATCGGCTACGACACCCTCGGCGGCTCCTGGACGAACGTCGGCCCCGCCTCCTTCTCCGGCAGCCTGCGCTACGCCGCCGTCTACTCGACCGCCCTCACGGCCACCCAGATCCAGAACCACTACAGCGCCGGTCGCTGA
- a CDS encoding DUF993 family protein, translating to MTGLTLLGADGATRSIELLPAPAHTRPTAPLRSRTAYAAAHVVPLVHGENRPGHPAEIDWDATLGFRHHVWSWGLGVADAMDTAQRNMGLDWAATQELIRRSAAEAASVGGALVVGINTDQLVDDVVSLDTVIDAYVEQLVFAEDAGAEVVLMASRHLACAAGSAADYERVYAAVLARATRPVVLHWLGTAFDAVLEGYFGAADPVDAFDVVQRIIEDNLDSVRGIKMSLLDADAEIALRSRLPEGATLFTGDDFNYVSLIEGAADADGTTRWSDALLGAFAAIAPVASAAIQALDAGDSAEYCRVLGPTEALSRQVFAAPTQYYKTGVAFLSWLNGHQSAFSMVGGLHSARSLPHLSEIVRLANASGALERPELAADRWTGLLALNGVEVTRRAERLHLVEAVNA from the coding sequence GTGACCGGGCTGACCCTCCTCGGCGCCGACGGCGCGACCCGCTCGATCGAGCTGCTGCCCGCTCCGGCGCACACGAGGCCGACCGCGCCGCTGCGCTCCCGCACCGCCTACGCCGCCGCGCACGTCGTCCCGCTCGTGCACGGCGAGAACCGCCCCGGGCATCCGGCCGAGATCGACTGGGACGCCACGCTCGGCTTCCGCCACCACGTCTGGTCCTGGGGTCTCGGCGTCGCCGACGCGATGGACACCGCGCAGCGCAACATGGGCCTCGATTGGGCCGCGACGCAGGAGCTGATCCGCCGCAGCGCCGCAGAGGCCGCCTCGGTCGGCGGCGCGCTCGTGGTCGGGATCAACACCGACCAGCTCGTCGACGACGTGGTCTCGCTCGACACCGTGATCGACGCCTACGTCGAGCAGCTCGTCTTCGCCGAGGACGCGGGGGCCGAGGTCGTGCTGATGGCCAGCCGCCACCTCGCCTGCGCGGCCGGGAGCGCGGCCGACTACGAGCGGGTCTACGCCGCCGTGCTCGCCCGCGCCACGCGGCCCGTGGTGCTGCACTGGCTCGGCACCGCCTTCGACGCCGTGCTCGAGGGCTACTTCGGCGCGGCCGACCCGGTCGATGCGTTCGACGTCGTGCAGCGGATCATCGAGGACAACCTCGACTCCGTGCGCGGCATCAAGATGTCGCTGCTCGACGCGGACGCCGAGATCGCGCTGCGCTCGCGACTGCCCGAGGGCGCGACGCTCTTCACCGGCGACGATTTCAATTACGTCTCCCTCATCGAGGGCGCCGCCGACGCCGACGGCACCACCCGCTGGTCGGACGCGCTGCTGGGCGCCTTCGCCGCGATCGCGCCGGTCGCCTCCGCGGCGATCCAGGCGCTCGACGCGGGCGACTCCGCCGAGTACTGCCGCGTGCTCGGCCCGACCGAGGCGCTCTCGCGTCAGGTCTTCGCCGCGCCGACGCAGTACTACAAGACCGGCGTCGCCTTCCTCTCCTGGCTGAACGGCCACCAGTCGGCGTTCTCGATGGTGGGCGGGCTGCACTCCGCGCGCTCGCTGCCGCACCTGTCCGAGATCGTGCGGCTCGCGAACGCGTCCGGCGCGCTCGAGCGGCCGGAGCTGGCGGCCGACCGCTGGACGGGGCTGCTCGCGCTGAACGGCGTCGAGGTGACCCGGCGCGCCGAGCGGCTGCACCTGGTCGAGGCGGTGAACGCGTGA
- a CDS encoding Gfo/Idh/MocA family oxidoreductase, producing the protein MIPRIGLVGIGGYGASHLGAVLAAHRDGRVRLVGVADPRPPVDGPLPDGVEHHPDAAGLLARGGTDVIIVSTPIHTHAAIALAALEHGNDLLLEKPPAASLAEFSAIVDRAAAAGALVQVGFQSLGSSAIPAIRAAVGGGEIGEVVRYGASGVWVRDDRYWARSPWAGRRTLGGAVVADGVLTNPFAHATATALTLAGADRLEDVVDVRLDLRRANDIESDDTSVAVLTLADGLRVTTAVTLCAERPEEPSVEIVGTRGTLRFYYTLDVVQLEREGLPPRTLQFDRITPFEGLLAARELGTPLQAGIERTGGFMRLLDAVMAAPAPRALPEDAWREVEDVEGRHRVVAGVERALQEALRRETTFAELGLAWS; encoded by the coding sequence GTGATCCCGCGGATCGGGCTGGTGGGCATCGGCGGCTACGGGGCCTCGCACCTCGGCGCCGTGCTCGCGGCGCACCGCGACGGGCGGGTGCGGCTGGTCGGGGTCGCGGATCCGCGGCCGCCGGTCGACGGGCCGCTCCCGGACGGCGTCGAGCACCACCCCGACGCGGCGGGACTCCTCGCCCGCGGCGGCACCGACGTGATCATCGTCAGCACCCCGATCCACACCCACGCCGCGATCGCGCTCGCGGCCCTCGAGCACGGCAACGATCTGCTGCTCGAGAAGCCGCCGGCCGCCTCGCTCGCCGAGTTCAGTGCGATCGTCGACCGGGCCGCGGCCGCGGGTGCGCTCGTGCAGGTCGGCTTCCAGAGCCTCGGCTCGTCCGCGATCCCGGCGATCCGGGCGGCGGTGGGCGGCGGCGAGATCGGCGAGGTCGTCCGCTACGGCGCCTCCGGAGTGTGGGTGCGCGACGACCGCTACTGGGCGCGCTCCCCCTGGGCCGGCCGCCGCACCCTCGGCGGAGCGGTGGTCGCCGACGGCGTGCTCACCAACCCCTTCGCGCACGCCACCGCGACCGCGCTGACCCTCGCCGGCGCCGATCGGCTCGAGGACGTCGTCGACGTGCGGCTCGACCTCCGCCGCGCCAACGACATCGAGTCCGACGACACCTCGGTCGCGGTGCTGACCCTGGCGGACGGCCTCCGGGTCACGACCGCGGTCACCCTCTGCGCCGAGCGGCCGGAGGAGCCCTCCGTCGAGATCGTCGGCACCCGGGGGACGCTGCGGTTCTACTACACCCTCGATGTCGTGCAGCTGGAGCGTGAGGGCCTGCCGCCGCGCACGCTGCAGTTCGACCGGATCACGCCGTTCGAGGGGCTGCTCGCCGCCCGCGAGCTGGGCACGCCGCTCCAGGCCGGGATCGAGCGCACCGGCGGCTTCATGCGCCTGCTCGACGCAGTGATGGCCGCGCCGGCGCCGCGCGCGCTGCCGGAGGACGCCTGGCGCGAGGTGGAGGACGTCGAGGGGCGGCACCGCGTCGTCGCCGGCGTCGAGAGGGCCCTCCAGGAGGCACTGCGCCGCGAGACGACGTTCGCCGAGCTCGGCCTGGCCTGGAGCTGA
- a CDS encoding S26 family signal peptidase produces MTTLLTRPAPALPGSTAVPTGTAPTTPGTTPEPRSPRSPRTRLRTLATWIVTAAVAALVVAALLFHLSGGRWFIVQTPSMGTAAPVGTLVLTAPTPLADIRVGDVVSFHPSTTPDETYTHRVVDLAADGTLVTRGDINGATDPWATGAEQLIGKVVVALPGVGWLAKGLPMLLAGSVLVLLLSRLLASPTHRAAMRVLGISLVASFTVFVLRPFVGIVVLEATVEDGQTDASLVSVGLLPIRVTAVGGTHADLVSGQVGSIQVPANGEDFYNVSSALHLPLWGWILFGAVCAAPVLWTVLVGLPAGDEPRGEHGRRARTTQTAQTETTEPEPEPAR; encoded by the coding sequence GTGACCACGCTGCTGACCCGCCCCGCACCCGCGCTCCCCGGTTCCACCGCCGTCCCGACCGGCACCGCCCCCACCACCCCCGGCACCACCCCCGAGCCCCGCTCCCCCCGCTCCCCCCGCACCCGCCTGCGCACCCTCGCCACCTGGATCGTCACCGCCGCCGTCGCCGCCCTGGTCGTCGCGGCCCTGCTCTTCCACCTCTCCGGTGGCCGCTGGTTCATCGTGCAGACGCCCTCGATGGGCACCGCCGCGCCCGTCGGCACCCTGGTCCTGACCGCGCCGACGCCCCTCGCGGACATCCGGGTCGGCGACGTCGTCAGCTTCCACCCCAGCACCACGCCCGACGAGACCTACACCCACCGCGTCGTCGACCTCGCGGCCGACGGCACGCTCGTCACCCGCGGCGACATCAACGGCGCGACCGACCCGTGGGCGACCGGCGCCGAGCAGCTGATCGGCAAGGTCGTCGTCGCGCTCCCCGGCGTCGGCTGGCTCGCGAAGGGCCTGCCGATGCTCCTCGCCGGCTCCGTCCTCGTCCTGCTGCTCTCCCGCCTGCTCGCCTCGCCCACCCATCGCGCCGCGATGCGCGTGCTCGGCATCTCGCTGGTCGCCTCGTTCACCGTCTTCGTGCTCCGCCCGTTCGTCGGGATCGTCGTCCTCGAGGCGACCGTCGAGGACGGGCAGACGGACGCCTCGCTCGTCTCGGTCGGCCTGCTGCCGATCCGCGTGACGGCGGTCGGCGGAACCCACGCCGACCTCGTCTCCGGCCAGGTCGGCAGCATCCAGGTCCCCGCCAACGGCGAGGACTTCTACAACGTCTCCTCGGCACTGCACCTGCCGCTCTGGGGCTGGATCCTCTTCGGCGCGGTCTGCGCCGCGCCCGTGCTCTGGACCGTGCTGGTCGGCCTCCCCGCGGGGGACGAGCCGCGCGGCGAGCACGGCCGCCGGGCCCGCACCACCCAGACCGCCCAGACCGAGACCACCGAGCCCGAGCCCGAGCCCGCGCGATGA
- a CDS encoding STAS domain-containing protein, whose protein sequence is MTFSTGTIAPDIAVISGTGRLNTATAGELRTAVRSSIDEGGIRIVVELSGIDFMDSTGLGALVACLKSARQAGGDLRIAAPSAQVSMVLELSNLDRVLACSDSAGDAYRD, encoded by the coding sequence ATGACCTTCAGCACCGGGACGATCGCCCCCGACATCGCCGTGATCAGCGGCACCGGCCGGCTCAACACGGCCACGGCCGGCGAGCTGCGCACCGCCGTGCGGAGCTCGATCGACGAGGGCGGCATCCGCATCGTCGTCGAGCTGAGCGGGATCGACTTCATGGACTCGACGGGGCTCGGCGCGCTCGTCGCCTGCCTGAAGAGCGCCCGGCAGGCCGGCGGCGACCTGCGGATCGCGGCGCCGAGCGCGCAGGTCTCGATGGTGCTCGAGCTGTCCAACCTCGACCGCGTGCTCGCGTGCTCCGACTCCGCGGGCGACGCGTACCGTGACTGA
- a CDS encoding TetR/AcrR family transcriptional regulator, producing MHETVATPTRRDRRVSERRSALARTARELTIRHGFSGFTVEELCEEAGVSRRTFFNYFPSKEYAIVGRPEEGLDDESVAPFLARRPGVTLLEDLVDLGAVHFAAIGLNADSVREFVAVADREPKLLQALLDVGTQRDLLVADLVARREGLDAADPAVLLAVQTAGTVIRSAVGAYLDSDGSVPLERLARDRIAAVTRLLLG from the coding sequence ATGCACGAAACCGTGGCGACCCCGACCCGACGCGACCGCCGCGTGTCCGAGCGGCGCAGCGCGCTCGCCCGCACCGCGCGCGAGCTGACGATCCGCCACGGCTTCTCCGGCTTCACCGTGGAGGAGCTCTGCGAGGAGGCCGGCGTCTCGCGCCGCACCTTCTTCAACTACTTCCCGAGCAAGGAGTACGCGATCGTGGGCCGGCCGGAGGAGGGGCTCGACGACGAGAGCGTCGCGCCGTTCCTCGCGCGCCGCCCCGGCGTCACCCTGCTCGAGGACCTCGTCGACCTCGGAGCGGTGCACTTCGCCGCGATCGGGCTGAACGCCGACAGCGTGCGCGAGTTCGTCGCCGTCGCCGACCGCGAGCCGAAGCTCCTGCAGGCCCTGCTCGACGTCGGCACCCAGCGCGACCTCCTCGTCGCCGACCTCGTCGCGCGGCGCGAAGGGCTCGACGCCGCCGATCCGGCCGTGCTGCTCGCCGTGCAGACCGCCGGCACCGTGATCCGCAGCGCCGTCGGCGCCTACCTCGACTCCGACGGCTCCGTGCCGCTCGAGCGCCTCGCCCGCGACCGCATCGCGGCCGTGACGCGCCTCCTCCTGGGCTGA
- a CDS encoding GAF domain-containing SpoIIE family protein phosphatase, whose product MAQQTGQDPSMAEVPDAARASAALDALGLMGSGPEERFDRITRMAQELFRVPVAEIHLLDETTLFTKSPQPDGPVSYPRAGTFCDATLAQRSTLVVPDLGSDGAWAQHVHVSGPPHVQFYAGRPLSVEDGLQLGTLCLLDFVPRALSRDEELLFEEFGQWVERELRDTAEWDRAADVQARLAPGAFRHPAGYDLAGASLPKWQICGDFYSWSATEDVVDLTLVDVMGKGTGAAILAAGIRSAFRARAGGAPDAVVAAVAEQLLPDFTATETFATLFHGRLETATGRIEFVDAGHGLTVIVRADGSFHRLAALGLPLGITEDGGWVTQTVQLDVGDSLVSFTDGVLDLFDGTLQSLVLAADLVRSSDGAIGFLTALTALAGSGRAIDDITALLVTRTHEAPPSAGPADTDEEHA is encoded by the coding sequence ATGGCGCAGCAGACCGGTCAGGATCCGTCGATGGCCGAGGTGCCTGATGCGGCACGCGCGTCGGCAGCACTCGACGCCCTGGGCCTGATGGGCTCGGGCCCCGAGGAGCGCTTCGACCGCATCACCCGGATGGCGCAGGAGCTCTTCCGCGTGCCGGTGGCGGAGATCCACCTCCTCGACGAGACGACGCTCTTCACGAAGTCGCCGCAGCCCGACGGCCCGGTCTCCTACCCCCGGGCAGGCACCTTCTGCGACGCGACCCTCGCCCAGCGGAGCACGCTCGTCGTCCCGGACCTCGGCTCCGACGGCGCCTGGGCGCAGCACGTGCACGTCTCGGGTCCGCCGCACGTGCAGTTCTACGCCGGCCGCCCGCTCTCGGTGGAGGACGGGCTGCAGCTCGGCACCCTCTGCCTGCTCGACTTCGTCCCGCGCGCGCTCAGCCGCGACGAGGAGCTGCTCTTCGAGGAGTTCGGGCAGTGGGTCGAGCGCGAGCTGCGCGACACGGCGGAGTGGGACCGCGCCGCCGACGTGCAGGCGCGACTCGCTCCCGGCGCGTTCCGCCACCCGGCCGGCTACGACCTCGCCGGGGCGTCGCTGCCCAAGTGGCAGATCTGCGGCGACTTCTACAGCTGGAGCGCCACCGAGGACGTCGTCGACCTCACCCTGGTCGACGTGATGGGCAAGGGCACGGGAGCCGCGATCCTGGCGGCCGGCATCCGCTCCGCCTTCCGCGCGCGGGCGGGCGGCGCGCCCGACGCCGTCGTCGCGGCGGTCGCGGAGCAGCTGCTGCCGGACTTCACCGCCACCGAGACCTTCGCCACCCTCTTCCACGGCCGGCTCGAGACCGCGACCGGGCGGATCGAGTTCGTCGACGCCGGTCACGGGCTCACCGTGATCGTCCGCGCGGACGGCTCCTTCCACCGGCTCGCCGCCCTCGGGCTGCCGCTCGGCATCACGGAGGACGGCGGCTGGGTGACGCAGACGGTGCAGCTGGACGTGGGCGACTCCCTGGTCTCCTTCACCGACGGCGTGCTCGACCTCTTCGACGGGACGCTGCAGTCGCTGGTCCTCGCGGCGGATCTCGTCCGCAGCTCGGACGGCGCCATCGGCTTCCTCACCGCCCTGACCGCCCTCGCCGGCTCCGGCCGCGCGATCGACGACATCACCGCCCTCCTCGTGACGCGCACGCACGAGGCCCCGCCCTCCGCCGGACCGGCGGACACCGACGAGGAGCACGCATGA